One window from the genome of Haladaptatus paucihalophilus DX253 encodes:
- a CDS encoding TetR/AcrR family transcriptional regulator, whose product MKGFDDAERERIRDQLMETGTDLFARYGVKKTTISDLTDPVGIANGTFYRFFDSKEALYFEILQREGHETADDLIANSFETEDDPERAIRRFMTLLADEMEENPLFERLVAGDEWETVLRTMDGISKEEYESMRAASFAHLLPYVEAWQAEGSVRDGDPAAIVGVMGSVKFLTAYREQLGEEYYPVMRDTFVETVAAGLTRPTGENERV is encoded by the coding sequence ATGAAGGGATTTGACGACGCTGAGCGCGAGCGGATACGGGACCAGCTGATGGAGACGGGGACCGACCTGTTCGCACGGTACGGGGTGAAAAAGACCACCATCTCCGACCTCACGGATCCGGTCGGAATCGCCAACGGGACGTTTTATCGGTTTTTCGACTCCAAGGAGGCGCTCTACTTCGAAATTCTGCAACGCGAGGGGCACGAGACGGCCGACGACCTCATCGCCAACTCGTTCGAGACGGAAGACGACCCCGAGCGCGCGATTCGGCGATTCATGACGCTGTTGGCCGATGAGATGGAGGAGAACCCGCTGTTCGAGCGGTTGGTCGCGGGCGACGAGTGGGAAACCGTCTTGCGGACGATGGACGGCATCTCAAAGGAGGAGTACGAATCGATGCGTGCCGCGTCGTTCGCCCACCTCCTCCCGTACGTCGAAGCGTGGCAGGCCGAGGGGAGCGTCCGCGACGGCGACCCGGCCGCCATCGTGGGCGTGATGGGGTCGGTGAAATTCCTCACGGCGTACCGGGAACAGCTCGGCGAGGAATACTACCCGGTCATGCGCGACACGTTCGTCGAGACGGTCGCCGCCGGGTTGACGCGCCCGACGGGGGAAAACGAACGCGTTTAA